From Schaalia sp. ZJ405, one genomic window encodes:
- a CDS encoding YlxR family protein: MRTCVGCGTRARRDSLIRLVLVPPGVLQVDPDRQRPGRGTWVHADAVCISRARQRRGFQRSLRMAPIIEDSVWDQLGDLAQEATHDASTNRVMEAGWKPMGTR, translated from the coding sequence ATGCGCACATGCGTGGGGTGTGGAACGCGCGCACGACGAGACTCGCTCATTCGACTGGTCCTGGTACCTCCGGGAGTCCTTCAGGTCGATCCCGACCGCCAACGTCCGGGGCGAGGAACGTGGGTGCATGCCGATGCGGTGTGTATTTCACGTGCACGTCAACGCCGAGGTTTTCAGCGAAGCCTACGCATGGCCCCAATCATTGAGGACAGCGTGTGGGATCAGCTTGGGGATCTCGCACAAGAAGCGACGCACGATGCGTCGACGAATCGAGTAATGGAAGCGGGTTGGAAGCCGATGGGCACCCGATGA